A genomic segment from Phragmites australis chromosome 6, lpPhrAust1.1, whole genome shotgun sequence encodes:
- the LOC133921431 gene encoding uncharacterized protein LOC133921431, with translation MPTITHYVLDPFLETGSPAQTQKTASNLPPAPPDKATEKPIPVPAAPVRSQTSPAALYATPESTTLPDSPSSFPGTWSPYLVNHKRRGASLAKTLSQGDVESEGRQPNLPTTLPALPKRSESFEVQEPEFAFQKAGNGKAEGQSGVEETLNGQNGMLQKGKGSVKAENEHCQPEFEFQHGSLDALVRPVNVGRPLNGESDAFFELQDSLNVTSNTETDDAGAHERWWKPSSPLGTSVGTPGAEFYDAFEEISSDGGTRSSRCMDDDLREMRLSLLMEIERRKQAEEALENWQKEWKKLSHYLSFVALSLPSPSIAENTGGSSMDPGAELCQQITISQLVAAAIAQGLARAEVEVEMETVIAAKNFEIARLSDRVQYYEAANREMSQRNQEAIEMSRQQRNKRKNRQKWFWGSVGLAVTLGATAIAWSYLPSSSHPQASPDSNSASSD, from the exons ATGCCGACCATCACCCACTACGTGCTGGACCCCTTCCTGGAGACCGGGTCGCCTGCGCAGACCCAGAAGACCGCGTCCAACCTGCCACCGGCGCCTCCGGACAAGGCCACCGAGAAACCTATACCTGTTCCGGCGGCTCCTGTTAGGTCGCAGACGTCGCCAGCAGCGCTGTACGCCACGCCTGAGAGCACGACCCTGCCAGACTCACCTTCCTCGTTCCCAGGAACCTGGTCTCCATACCTCGTTAACCATAAGCGGCGGGGGGCCTCCCTGGCCAAGACCCTTTCTCAGGGTGATGTTGAGAGTGAGGGCAGGCAGCCGAATCTCCCTACTACCCTACCTGCCTTGCCGAAAAGGAGTGAATCCTTCGAAGTGCAGGAGCCTGAGTTTGCGTTTCAGAAAGCGGGCAATGGTAAAGCTGAAGGTCAAAGTGGTGTGGAAGAGACTTTGAACGGGCAGAATGGAATGCTCCAGAAGGGCAAGGGctctgtgaaagctgaaaatgAGCACTGTCAGCCTGAGTTTGAGTTTCAGCATGGCAGTCTTGATGCATTAGTGAGGCCTGTCAATGTTGGAAGGCCTTTGAATGGTGAGAGTGATGCCTTCTTCGAACTTCAGGATTCCCTGAATGTGACTAGTAACACCGAGACTGATGATGCTGGTGCTCATGAGCGGTGGTGGAAGCCCAGTTCCCCTCTTGGAACGTCTGTTGGCACGCCTGGTGCTGAATTCTACGATGCATTTGAAG AAATATCCAGTGATGGTGGAACTCGGTCTTCACGGTGCATGGATGATGACCTCCGTGAAATGAGGTTAAGCCTTTTAATGGAAATTGAGAGGAGGAAGCAAGCAGAAGAAGCACTTGAGAACTGGCAAAAGGAATGGAAGAAGCTGAGTCACTACCTATCATTTGTTGCCTTATCACTTCCATCTCCAAGTATTGCTGAAAATACTGGTGGTTCAAGTATGGATCCTGGAGCTGAGTTGTGCCAGCAAATAACTATTTCGCAACTTGTAGCTGCTGCTATTGCACAGGGATTAGCTCGTGCTGAAGTTGAAGTGGAGATGGAAACCGTGATTGCAGCAAAGAACTTTGAGATCGCAAGGTTATCAGATAGGGTCCAGTACTATGAAGCTGCAAACAGGGAGATGTCTCAAAGAAACCAAGAAGCTATAG AGATGTCTAGGCAACAGCGGAACAAGCGTAAGAATAGACAGAAGTGGTTCTGGGGTTCAGTTGGGCTTGCAGTCACCCTTGGTGCAACAGCCATTGCCTGGTCCTACCTGCCTTCATCATCGCACCCCCAAGCCAGTCCAGACTCTAATAGTGCCAGCAGCGACTAG
- the LOC133922905 gene encoding LOW QUALITY PROTEIN: lipid phosphate phosphatase epsilon 2, chloroplastic-like (The sequence of the model RefSeq protein was modified relative to this genomic sequence to represent the inferred CDS: inserted 1 base in 1 codon) produces MGDNARQGNTPVFRNLFGRNLPPISNGLSSPQVAKSALWKHDTEIMWAVLGAVANSLLSQILKMMLNHERPAPALLSDPGMPSPRVQSIFYAATILVLSLFYWLGTNYPTMILGLATLSNGHLSSKYNSWLRVSQRLHTLNQVIVGAAVGSAFGALWFVLWHSLVQEAXASSMSVQIAVIIGSAVFCVGFVIDIIRHWLKDE; encoded by the exons ATGGGGGACAATGCCAGGCAGGG GAACACGCCGGTGTTTCGGAATTTGTTTGGCCGCAACCTCCCACCAATCAGCAATGGATTGAGCAGCCCCCAGGTTGCAAAGTCAG CTCTTTGGAAGCATGATACTGAGATTATGTGGGCAGTGCTGGGTGCGGTTGCCAACTCTCTGCTTTCACAAATTCTTAAAATGATGCTCAACCATGAAAGGCCTGCACCAGCTTTGCTGTCTGATCCTGGAATGCCATCACCCCGTGTACAATCCATATTCTATGCTGCAACCATCCTAGTTCTTTCAT TGTTCTACTGGCTTGGGACAAATTACCCGACGATGATTCTTGGGCTTGCAACTCTATCAAATGGCCACCTATCTAGTAAGTATAAT TCATGGCTACGGGTGTCGCAGCGTCTTCATACACTGAACCAAGTTATTGTGGGAGCTGCTGTAGGATCTGCCTTTGGTGCTCTATGGTTTGTGCTCTGGCATTCGCTCGTGCAGGAGG TCGCTTCTTCAATGTCGGTTCAGATTGCGGTCATCATCGGGTCAGCAGTATTTTGTGTTGGCTTTGTCATCGACATCATTCGTCACTGGCTCAAGGATGAGTAA